The region CGTACCCGATCGATCACCTCGCGACCGTACTTGGCCACGACGTGGTACAGGTCAAAGACGATTTCCGCCTGTGGGCACTGTTCCTTGATCTCCAGCTCATAGGCCGTGGTCATGTCGATTGCGACCGCTTCGATGCGCTCGGCCACGCCTTCGGGGAGTTGTTCGAAGAAGGCGCGCGCCGTCTCGCGTGACCGTCCGGGCCCAACCCAGAGGACCTGTCGGCCGATCGGATCAACCACCACCGTGGCGTAGCGATGGCCTTTATGGAGCGCGAACTCGTCCATCGCCAGATAACGGATCGTCGACCAGTCCGGTTCGGCCACGCGCGCGCGCAAGCGCATCTTGTCGATCGATTTGACCGTGTGCCAGCCCAGTTCGTAGAAGGCCGCCACGGCCTGTACGCTGGCGGCCTGCAGCAACTTCTCGCAGGCCTTGGCAAACCGCTGCGTCACCCGCTGGTAGCGGCCCAGCCAGTCCAGCTTCTCCAGCCGCGCTGCGCCGCAGCGTTCGCACCAGACTCGGCGTCGAGGCACGTGCAGCACCACCCGGTACTCGAACAACGGCAGATCACGTACCCGCCGTACGGTCGTTTCATGAATCTGCTGGCAACGCGCACCGCATTGCTCGCAGTACATGATCTGACTGACCGGCTTCAGGTAGAGCGACAGCGTGCGGCTATCGCCCTGCGGCCACTCCACCCGCTCCAGCCGATAGCCTGTCCAGCAACCTAGTGCCTGAAGTGCCTTGCGATCGAGCAATTCCGCCTCCTGACATCCATAAAATCAGGCGTCAGGTTACGCAATCGTTCTCCAAGTCTCCACGGTTTTCTGCGATGAACCAAGAAAAAGGGCTTGCACTTTCATGCAAGCCCTTGAATTCCTTGGTGGGGCGTGAGTGACTCGAACACTCGACCTACGGATTAAGAGTCCGCTGCTCTACCAACTGAGCTAACGCCCCAACAGAAGCGAGATTATGCATGGGCTTTTCAAGCTTGTCTAGCCTTTTTTGCATTTTTTTCGAAGCGCGTCCGTCGGCCGCGCATTGCCGTTCCGAACGCGCACGATCCGTCGCATCGTGCGCGCTCCCGGTATGATGTCGCCGAAACCCTGTCGCGCGGCGGGCGCGCGGCTCTTTCTGGGCGTACGACAATGGACGAAAACACTGTCCGTGATTTGCTGGATCGGCTCCTTGCTCCGTGGGTCCGTTCTCTTTCCCTCACTCCCGTATCGATTTCCGAGGAGAGCGTCACCCTCCGGCTGCCGTTCTCCGGCGAATTTCGCCATTCGGGCGGCGTGATCTGCGGGCAGGTGTTCATGGCGGCCGCCGATACCGCGATGGTCGTCGCGATCTCCGCCGCACTCGGCGAATTCAGGCCGATGACGACCGTCGCCCTCAATACCCATTTCATGCGCCCGGTCCGCAAGGGCGACGTGCTCGTTACCGCTCGCGTGCTGCGGATGGGCCGCAATCTCGTGTTCGGTGAAATCGAGCTGTTCGACGAGGACGGCAAGATGGCCGTTCACGCAACGTCGACGTACGCGCTCGTCTCCTGAGCGCGGGCGGCGGCGGGCTGGAACGGGAGCGCATCCGATGTTCGATCAGGTGGTATTCGCGGGCGGCGGCAACCGCTGCTGGTGGCAGGCGGGGTTCTGGGACGTCGTGCGGCCCGCGCTCGATTTGCGGCCGCGCGTGATCGCCGGCATCTCGGCGGGCGCGGCGACCGCCTGCATGCTCTACACGCGCGACTCGCGCTGGGTGATGCGCTATTACGAAGAGGCGCTCAGGCACAACCGCCGGAATGTCCATTGGGGCAATCTGCTGCGTGCCGAGCCGGTCTTTCCGCATTACCGGATCTATCGCCAGGCGCTTCTCGACATCTACGGCGAGCCGTTCGCGAAGCTCGCCGGCGCGCCGGACATCCGCATCGGCGTGTCGCACGTGCCGCGCTGGCTCGGCGCGCGAAGCGCGGTGGCGGCGGGACTCATCGCGTACAACATCGAGAAATACGTCCGCAAGACGCTGCATCCGACACTCGGCCGCTCGCTCGGCTTTCGCCCCGAGTTCGTCCGCGCGCAGGATTGCGCGCGCGTCGACGAGCTCGCGGATCTCGTGCTCCAGTCGTCGTGCACGCCGCCGTTCACGCCCGTCCTGCGCCGCGACGGCCGGCCGGTGCTCGACGGCGGGATGGTCGACAACGTGCCCGTCGGCGCGCTCGACGCGTCGCCGGGGGCCGTGCTGGTGATGGTGACGCGGCGTTACCCGCGTCCGCAGACGTTCGTCGTCGATGGCGGCGGTCAGCGGCGGCTCTACGTGCAGCCGTCGAGCAAGGTGCCGATCTCGAGCTGGGACTATACGAGCCCGCATCAGATGCAGCACGCATACGATCTCGGCCGCCGCGACGGCGAGCGCTTCGTGGGCGCCATGCCGCAGTGCCTGGACGAGGACGGCGCGGTGCGCTGACGTCGCGCGCGCCGGCGCGCTTCATGGCAAGCGAGGCGGCGCGTGCCGTGGCCGGGCGCTCGGCGCGCGAAGCGCGGCAGGCGGCGCGGGGCCGCCGCGCGCCGCGCTCGTCGCCGGCGTTCAGCGGCGAACGCGCCCCTGGGTGAGCGCGTCGGGATTCGCGACGCTCGACAGGTCGCCCGCATCGAACGCGAGGATGTTCCTGAACGCCGCGCTGAAGTAGAGCTCGTAGCTTTCGCGTTCGACGTAGCCGATGTGCGGCGTGCAGATCACGTTCTCCATCCGCAGCAGGCTGTAGCCTTGCAGGATCGGCTCGCTCTCGTAGACGTCGATCGCGACCATCCCTGGCCGGTTGTGCGCAAGCGCCGAAACGAGCGCGTTTTCTTCGAGCAGTTCCGCGCGGCTCGTGTTGACGAGGAGCGATGTCGGCTTCATGCGCAGCAGGTCGTCGAGCTTGACGATGCCGCGCGTGTCGTCGTGCAGGCGCAGGTGCAGCGACAGCACGTCGGCCTGCTCGAAGAACGCCTCGCGGCTCTCGGCGGCCTCGAAGCCGTCGGCGCGCGCCGCTTCGAGCGAATGCTCGCGGCCCCAGATCAGCACGTTCATCCCGAACGCCTTGCCGTAGCCGGCGACGAGCCGGCCGACCTTGCCGTAGCCCCAGATGCCGAGCGTCTGCCCGCGCAGCACCTGGCCGAGCCCGAAGTTCGGCGGCATGGCCGATGTCTTGAGGCCCGACTGCTGCCACGCGCCCTGCTTTAGGTTGGCGACGTACTGCGGGATGCGGCGCTGCGCGGCCATGATGAGCGCCCAGGTCAGCTCCGCGGGCGCGGTCGGCGAGCCCGTGCCCTCGAGCACCGCGATGCCGCGCTCCGTGCATGCTTCGAGGTCGATGTGGGTCGACACGCGGCCCGTCTGGCTGATCATGCGCAGGTGCGGGAGCTTGCCGAGCAGTTGCGACGTGATGTGGGTGCGCTCGCGAATCAGCACGAGCGCTTCGACTTCCGCCAGGCGGCTCGCGAGTTGCCCGAGGCCGCGCACCGTGTTGTTGAAGATCTTCACTTCATGGTCGGCGAGCATCTCGAAGCAATTGAGCTTGCGGACGGCGTCCTGGTAGTCGTCGAGGATGGCAATTTTCATGGCGTGTTTCGGGATTCGCGCGAGATGAGCGATGGAAGACGGTGGCCGCCGCGCACTGTCGCGCGCCGGTCCGGCCCGGTTTGAGGGCCGTAATGATCCTATGACGGCACGGCAACAGGTGTATCTCTTTTTAACAGCTTGTTACGCGCGGCCGCAAGCGCCGCCGTCCGGGCGCGGATCGCGTTGTTCCGACCCCAAGCGATGCCGAGCCGACAGCGATTCCGACGTTTCTCGATTGGGCAATTTCGGGAGTGAGATTGCTCAATTATTTCATTTTTAAGAACAATTGGTCTATCTAGCTAGGTAGGCTGAGCAAGTTCGAAGGTTTTTGTCGAGATTTCGCGGGAAGTTGAGCAACTCTGCATCTTTTTCGCTGTCTTTTCGCTGTCGTAGGAAAATTACTCATTTGCTTCATATTTTTGAAGCTGTAACAGCGGTAGGAGCGGAGTATGGATCATTTGCAGTCGATGCGAGTGTTCGTCAAGGTCGCGGATCTCGGCAGTTTCGCCCGGGCGGCGAGCGCGATGGACATCTCGAATGCGGTCGCGACGCGCCACGTCGCCGACCTCGAAGGCCGGCTCGGCACCCGCCTTCTGAATCGCACCACCCGAAGCCTGTCGCTGACCGAATCCGGCCAAGTTTACCTGGAGCGGGCGCGTCAGATCCTCGACGAACTCGAAGACGTCGAGCAGATGGTCGTCGCGCGCAATCACGAGCCCGTCGGCACGCTGCGGGTCGTCGCGCCCGTCGTGTTCGGCCTGCACAATCTCGCGCCGGTCTTGCAGACGTATACGCAGCGTTTCCCGAAGGTCATCCCCGACCTGACCCTCGTCGATCGTCAGGTCGATCTCGTCGAAGAGGGGTTCGACGTCGGCATCGTGATCACGCGGCAGATGCGCAGTGCGAGCATCGTCACGCGCCGGCTGACCACGGGCTGCATGGTGGTCTGCGCGACGCCGAGCTACCTGGAGAAGCACGGCATGCCGACGCATCCGGAGCAACTCGTCGAGCATCCTTGCCTGAGCCTGCCGTCCGAATATTGGGGAGACGAGCGCGTATTCACCGGCCCGGACGGCGAAGTGCGCGTACGGCCGTCGAACGTCGTCGTCGCGAACAACACCGAGATGCTGCGCCAGTTCGCGATGCTCGGCATGGGCGTCGCGATCCTGCCGAGCTATCTGATCGGCAGCGACATCGCGCGCGGCAAGCTCGTGCGCTTGCTGAGCGACTACCGGCTGCCGCAGGTCGAGATCAATATCGCGTACCCGAGCCGCCGCCACCTGCCGGCGAAGGTGCGCACGTTCATCGACCATCTCGTCGAGCACTTCAGCCAATCGCCGGACACGATGCTCGGCGAGCAATGGGCGACGCAGGGCGTCGCGGGCCAGCACGTCGATGCGCTGCCCGCCGACGCGCTCGCCGAGCGCTCGAGCGCCGATCCGGCGCTGTCGCCGCGTCTGCCGCGCGCGCCGCGGGCGCGCACCGTCGTGCCGTCTCCGCTGTAACGCCGAGCGGATGTCGCGCATGCACTGATCCTGCGCGCACGCAGGCCGTCGCACGCCGAATCTCCTACGCCAAAAGCAAAAGCGCGGGCTCGTCGAGAGCCCGCGCTTTTTTTCTGGAGCCAAGCGTGGCGGCGGTGCGGCCGTCCGATTGCGCGGCCGCGCCGTGCGTGCGCACACGTGCCGCGCCGGCGCGGTGCATGCGCGCGCCGGCGCGGCGGCGGTCACGAGCCCGTCTTGCGGGCCGGCGTCTTGCGCGCGGCCGTCTTGCGCGCAGGTGCCGCCTTCTTCTCGGCTTTCTCCCCGCTGTCGGCTGCCGCATCGTCGGCCGCGGCCGACGATCTGGCCGCGGTCTTCTTCGCGGCTGCGGGCTTCGGCTCCTTCTTCTCGAACTCGAAGCCGATCTTGCCGTCCGTCTGCTTGACGAGATACGCCTTGAAGTTGCGCCCGGTGCGCGACGACTTGAAGTTCGGCAGCAGATCGGTGCGGCCGTTCTCGAGGAGTTTCGCCATCTGCTCGCGGGTGATCTCCTGCTGCAGGATCACCTTGCCGGAGCGGAAGTCGCAGGTCTTCGGGTTCGCGACCGCGTGCTCGCAGACATAGCTCATGCCGTGCTCGAACACGCGGCCCTTGCACTTCGGGCACGCGCCGACCGGCTCCTGCGCGGAGAAATCGGGCGCTTCGCCTTCCTCGCCGCCTTGCTCCTGGCCGAAGTCGAATTCGAGCTTGTAATTCTTCGTCTCGTCGTCGAACGTGAGCTTGAGGATCGCCGAGAACGGTCGGCCCATCTTGCTGCGGAAGCCCGATAGCGGCCCGATCTCCTTCTTCCGCAGCAGTTCCTCGACTTCGGCGATCTCGAACTGCCGGCTGCCCGGAATCTTCGAGATCGAGAATTCGCATTTCGTGCACGCGAAGCGCCGATAGTTCTCCTTGACCTGGCCGCCGCAGTTCGGGCACGGCGTTTCGAGCGTCGCGTAGTCGCCCGGGATCGTGTCGGAGTCGTATTCCTTCGCGCGCTTGACGATCGTCTGCGTCATCCGCGCGATTTCCTGCATGAACGCGTCGCGCTGCAGGTTGCCGCGCTCCATCTGCGACAGCTTGTATTCCCATTCGCCCGTCAGCTCGGGCGCGGTCAGCTCCTTCACGCCGAGGCCGCGCAACAGGGTCATCAGCTGGAACGCCTTCGCGGTCGGAATCAGCTCGCGGCCTTCGCGCACGAGGTACTTCTCGCCGAGCAGGCCTTCGATGATCGCCGCGCGCGTGGCCGGCGTGCCGAGGCCCTTCGCGGCCATCGCCTCGCGCAGTTCGTCGTCTTCGACGAGCTTGCCCGCGCCTTCCATCGCCGACAGCAGCGTCGCTTCCGAATAGCGTGCGGGCGGCTTCGTCGTGAGGCCGTGCGCGGCGATCTTGTCGGTCTTGACCTTCTCGCCCTTCTGCACCGGCACGAGATTCGCGTCGGCGCCCTCGGCGTCACGGCCGTAGACCTGCAGCCAGCCGGGCTCGACGAGCACCTTGCCTTCCGTCTTGAAGTGATGGCCGGCAACCTCGGTGATCCGCGTGGTCACCTTGAATTCGGCGGCCGGGAAGAACACCGCGAGGAAGCGCTTGACGACGAGGTCGTAGAGCTTCTGTTCCGGCTCGGACAGCGATTTCGGTGCCTGCAGCGTCGGGATGATCGCGAAGTGATCGCTGATCTTCGAGTTGTCGAAGATGCGCTTGTTCGGCTTCACCCAGTTCTTGTCGAGCACCTGCTTCGCGTGCGGCAGGTAGTTGTTGCTCTCCTTGAGCATCTCGAGCGTCGACTTCACCGTGCCGAGGTAGTCCTCCGGCAGCGCGCGCGCGTCGGTACGCGGATAGGTGAGCACCTTGTGCTTCTCGTACAGCGCCTGCGCCAGGCCGAGCGTGTTCTTCGCGGAGAAGCCGAAGCGGCTGTTCGCCTCGCGCTGCAGGCTCGTCAGGTCGTACAGCAGCGGCGAAAGCTGCGTCGACGGCTTCGATTCCTCGGTGACCGTGCCGAGGTGGTCGCGGCACGCGGCGACGATCGTCTCCGCGGCAGGCAGGCTCCAGAGGCGCGAATCGCGTTTTTCAGGGTCGAATTCGTCCTTCTTGAACTTCGGATCGAACCAGCGGCCTTCGTAGAAACCGCCGGCGCAGACGAATTCCGCGCGCACTTCCCAGTAGTCGCGCGGCACGAAGCGGCGAATCTTCTCCTCGCGCTCGACGACGATCGACAGCGTGGGCGTCTGCACGCGGCCGACGGTCGTCAGGAAGAAGCCGCCGCCCTTGCTGTTGAACGCCGTCATCGCGCGCGTGCCGTTGATGCCGACGAGCCAGTCGGCCTCCGAGCGGCAACGCGCGGCATCGGCGAGCGGCTGCATGTCCATGTCGGTGCGCAGGTGCGCGAAGCCGTCGCGGATCGCGGCGGGCGTCATCGACTGCAGCCACAGGCGCTGGACCGGCTGCTTGGCCTTCGCGTGCTGCGCGATCAGGCGGAAGATCAGCTCGCCCTCGCGCCCCGCGTCGCATGCGTTGATCAGACGGTCGACATCCTTGCGCTTGATCAGCTTCGTCAGCACCTTCAGGCGCGACTCGCTTTTCGCGATCGGATTCAGATCGAAATGGGGAGGGATGACGGGCAGATGCGCGAAGCTCCATTTGCCGCGCTTGACTTCGTATTCCTCGGGCGCGGCGATTTCGAGCAGGTGGCCGACCGCCGACGACAGCACGTATTCGTCGCTCTCGTAGTATTCGTCATGCTTGGTAAAGCCGCCCAAAGCACGCGCGATGTCGTTCGCGACCGAAGGCTTTTCCGCAATGATGAGTGCTTTCGACATGACAGTGTGTATTGATAGACCGGGCGAGCCCGATGCGGGCCCTTTTACGACGGCTTTATAGCACACGACGCCCAAATGGCGGCCGGCGTGAGCAAAAAAGCGGGTCATCATAAGTGGGGGCCGGGGCGGCGGCAAGCCTTGCACGAGCCCTCGCGCGTAAACGGCCGGTAAAGCGGCATTTTGCGGCCGATATTTCGGGGCCGGACGATTTTAGTCGAACAAATTACGCAGTTTAGGTGCATGCGGTGCGCCGGGCAGCGCGGTCAGATCGGCCAGCATGCGTTCGACGATTGCGGCATGCGGCAGCACCGTGCCGAAGAAGCGGACCGCGTTCGCATCCTCGATGAGGAGCGTCGGAAAGTTCTCGACGTCGAGCTCGTCGAGCCGGTCGGCATGCGTTTCGACGTCGATCCATGCGAAGCAGGCGCCGGGATGCGTATCGGCGAGCCGGTCGAACGTGGCGCGGTATTCGCGGCAGGTGCCGCACCACTCGGCGCACAGGCAGGCGACGAGCAGCGTGTCTGGATTCCGGAGGCGCTCGGCGATCCGACCTTCGTCGGTGTCGAGATTCAGCGCGGGCATGGGTGGTTTTCCTTGCATCGTGAGGTGGCGGCGGCTCGGGCGAACGCCCGGCGGGGCGCCTATGCGCCGGAATGTAGCACGGCGCTCGTGCCGCGCGCTTGAGCGGGCTCGGCCTGTGCGCCGTCGATGCGGGTATAGCGGCCGCCCGGCAGCGCGGCGACGCGGCCGGCCAGCTCCAGCTGCAGCAACAACCGGTGCAGCGTGCCGCTCGGAAGCGACGTGCGCTGTGCGAGCAGCTCGAGCGGCACGGGGCCGTAGCCGATTGCGTCGAGCAGCCGGCGCGTGTCGTCGTCCAGGTCGGCATCGGCCGATGCGGCGGTGGGCGCGCCGCGTTTCGAATTCACCGGCCGGGCGGGATCGAGGCCGAATTCGTCGAGCACGTCGGCCGCGGTCTCGACGAGTTTCGCGCCGTCGCGGATCAGTGCGTGGCAGCCTTGCGACAGGGGCGCGTGGATCGAGCCGGGAATCGCGAACACGTCGCGCCCCATTTCGTTCGCGAGCCGCGCGGTGATCAGCGAGCCGGAGCGCAGCGCCGCCTCGACGATCAGCACGCCGCCGGACAGCGCGGCGATCAGCCGATTGCGCTGCGGAAAATGGGCGGACCGCGCGGGCGTGCCGAGCGGCCACTCGGAGACGAGCGCGCCGCGCTCGGCGATCTCGTGGGCGAGCGCGTGGTGGCACGCCGGATAGACGAGGTCCGCGCCCGTGCCGATCACGGCGACGGTGCCGCTTGCGCCGTCGAGCCCGCCGCGATGCGCGGCGCCGTCGATGCCGCGGGCGAGGCCCGACACGATCGCCAGGCCCGCGTCCGACAGTTCGCGCGCGAAGCGCGTCGCGTCGGCGAGCCCCTGCGGCGTCGCCCCGCGGCTGCCGACGATCGCGACGGCCCGCGCATGGAGCAGCGCGACGCGGCCTTTTATATATAGCAGCGGCGGCGGATCGTAGAGCTCCGCCAGCGGCCCGGGATAGGCGGGATCGTGCCGGGTCACGAGCGCGTTGCCGGGCTCGTCGAGCCAGGCGAGCGCCGCGTCGACGCGCTGCTCGAAATCGGCCGTCGGCGGGGCGAGCACGGATTGGGCCGCCGCGTCGCCGACGAGCGCCGCCAGCTCCGCATGCGATGCCGCGAAGAGCGCTTCGAGCGATGCGAACGCGCCGAGGAGCGCGGCACACGCGGCCGCCGGCACGCCGGATGCGCCGGCAAGCCGCAGCCAGCCGGAGAGTTCGGCGCGCGTCAGCGCTCGCGGCGACATGATGAATTCCTCGAAAAGCGCGGCCTGCGGGCTGCGTAGTGCCGTGATAAAATTTTCATCATCCGAAATAGAACGAATGCCGTGCGCACGGGCCCACGGCGATTGGCCGATCATTGCGACGCGCGGATGGCGCGCGTCGTCGAGTCCATCTTGAGGCCGGCGCGCGCATCGCGGCAGTCGGCCGAACGGCCGATGCGAGCGGGTCGTTCGTCTCCCGACACTGAAATCATGGCTTTGCTGAACATTCTTCACTACCCCGATAAACGGCTGCACAAGGTGGCCAAGCCGGTCGCCAAAGTGGACGACCGCATTCGCAAGCTCGTCGCCGACATGGCCGAGACGATGTACGCGGCGCCCGGCATCGGCCTTGCTGCGACGCAGGTCGACGTGCATGAACGCGTGATCGTGATCGACGTGTCCGAGGACAAGAACGAACTGCGCGTCTTCATCAACCCGGAAATCGTCTGGACGGGCGACGGCAAGCAGGTCTATGAGGAAGGCTGCCTGTCGGTGCCGGGTGTCTATGACGAAGTGGAGCGCCCGGACCGGGTGCGCGTGCGCGCGCTCGACGGCCAAGGCGAGTCGTTCGAGCTCGATTGCGAAGGGCTGCTCGCGGTGTGCATCCAGCACGAGATGGATCACCTGATGGGTCGCGTGTTCGTCCAGTATCTGTCGCCGCTCAAGCAGACCCGGATCAAGACGAAGATGAAGAAACTCGAACGCGCAATGTGATGTGCGCCGCCGCTACCCGATTCATTCGCACATGACACATTCACTGCGCGTCATTTTTGCCGGCACGCCGGAATTCGCGGCGGCGGCGCTCGCCGCGATCCATGAGGCCGGTTTTCCCGTCCCGCTCGTACTGACGCAGCCGGATCGTCCCGCCGGCCGCGGGATGAAGCTGCAGGCGAGCGCCGTGAAGCGCTATGCGTTCGAGCGCGGCATGGCCGTCGCGCAGCCGCCGTCGCTGCGCCGCGCGGGCAAGTATCCGGCCGAAGCCGTCGCCGCGCTCGATCTGTTGCATGCGACGCCGCACGACGTGATGGTCGTCGCCGCATATGGCCTGCTTCTGCCGCAAGAAGTGCTCGAGCTGCCGCGGCACGGCTGCATCAATATCCACGCGTCGCTGCTGCCGCGCTGGCGCGGCGCGGCGCCGATCCATCGCGCGATCGAGGCGGGCGACGCCGAAACGGGCGTCACGCTGATGCAGATGGACGCCGGGCTCGACACGGGCGCGATGCTGCACGAAGCGCGCGTCGCGATCGCGCCCGACGATACGACGGCGACGCTGCACGACAAGCTCGCGGCGGCCGGCGCGCGCCTCATCGTCGACGCGCTCGTCGAACTCGAGCGTACGGGCGCGCTTGCCGCGACGCCGCAGCCCGCCGACGGCGTGACCTATGCCGAGAAGATCGGCAAGCACGAGGCGGCGCTCGACTGGCGCAAGCCGGCCGCCGCGCTCGCGCGGCAAGTGCGCGCGTTCGACCCGTTCCCGGGCGGCGCGGGCACGCTCGACGGCGCGACGCTCAAGCTGTGGGCGGCCGATGCGGTGCCCGGGCGCGACGACGCCGCGCCCGGCACGATCGTCGATATCGGCCCGGACGGCGTCGTGATCGCCTGCGGCGAAGGCGCGCTGCGCGTGACGCAATTACAGAAACCGGGCGGCAAACGCCTGCCCGCGCGAGAATTTCTCGCGGGGGCGCCGCTTGCGGTCGGCCAGCGCTTCGCGCCGGCCGACGCCGCGTGAGTGCGTCGTTCGCCATCAATTCATCGGAATCGCGCGCGCCGCGCAATCGGCCGAACGGCCAGGTCGCGGCGCGCCGGGCGCGCGCGTAGAATTCTCTGACACCAGCATCGAGGGAGCGGCATGTTCGGCATCACCCATCTTGGCTTGTTCATGGCGGCGGTCTTTCTGCTGAACATCACGCCGGGGCCCGACACCGCGTACATCGTCGGCCGCAGCGTCGCGCAGGGGCGCGGCGCCGGCCTCATGTCCGCGCTCGGCATCTCGGCCGGCTGCTGCGTGCACGTGCTCGCATGCGCTTTCGGCCTGACGGCGGTGCTCGCCGCGTCGGCCACCGCGTTCACGGTGATCAAGGTCGTCGGCGCGGCCTATCTCGTCTATCTGGGCGTGCGTCTCATCTTCGCCAAGCAGGAGCCGGCGGCCGAGCGGCCCGCGCGGCGAGGCGCGGACAAATCGCTGCGCCAGCTGTTCATGCAGGGGTTCCTGACCAATGTGCTGAACCCGAAGGTGGTGCTGTTCTTCGTGTCGTTCTTTCCTCAGTTCGTATCGGTCGACAGCAACCACAAGGTGCTCGCGTTCCTGATGCTCGGCGCGGTGTTCCTCGCGATGAGCACCGTGTGGTCGTGCACCGTGGCGTGGGTCGCGGGCACCGTCACGCGACGTTTTGCCGGCAAGCCTGGTGTGAAGAAATGGCTCGACCGTGGTGTCGGCAGCGCATTCGTCGGCCTGGGCGTCAAGCTCGCGACGTCGACGCGCTGAGGATTGAATTTTCTCGAAACGTTCTTATCTAACAGATCGCTTACAATCATGCGCCGCCGCCGCTCGCGCGTGCGGTGCGATCCCCGCAGACGGATAAGGAGTGGGAAACATGTTCAATTGGGTCAAAACGGCGATGCTGATGGCCGCGATCACGGCCCTGTTCATCGTGATCGGCGGCATGATCGGCGGATCGCGCGGGATGACGATCGCGTTGCTGATCGCGCTCGGGATGAATTTCTTCTCATACTGGTTCTCCGACAAGATGGTGCTGCGCATGTACAACGCGCAGGAAGTCGACGAGGCCACGGCGCCGCAGTTCTATCGGATGGTGCGCGAACTCGCGACGCGCGCGAACTTGCCGATGCCGCGCGTTTATCTGATCGATGAGAACCAGCCGAACGCGTTTGCGACCGGCCGCAATCCCGAGCACGCGGCCGTCGCCGCGACGACGGGCATCCTGCGTGTGCTGTCCGAGCGCGAGATGCGGGGCGTGATGGCGCACGAGCTTGCGCACGTGAAGCATCGCGACATCCTGATCTCGACGATTTCGGCGACGATGGCGGGCGCGATCTCGGCGCTCGCGAATTTCGCGATGTTCTTCGGCGGGCGCGACGAGAATGGCCGGCCGGCAAATCCGATCGCGGGCATCGCGGTCGCGCTGCTGGCGCCGATCGCGGGCGCGCTGATTCAGATGGCGATTTCGCGTGCGCGCGAATTCGAGGCGGACCGCGGCGGCGCGCAGATCTCGGGCGATCCGCAGGCGCTTGCCTCGGCGCTCGACAAGATCCACCGCTATGCGTCGGGCATTCCGTTTCAGACAGCCGAGGAGCATCCGGCCACCGCGCAGATGATGATCATGAATCCGCTGTCGGGCGGTGGGCTGCAGAATCTGTTCTCGACGCACCCCGCCACCGAGGAGCGGATCGCGCGGCTGATGGACATGGCGCGCACCGGCCGCTTCGACTGACGAACGCCGTTGCCGGCGACGCGCGCGGGAGGTCGCTGCATCGGCGGCCGGTCTCGACGGGCTTCGCCGTATCCGGTGATCGACCGAGCCCCGCATGCGTCGCGCTGCGGGGCTCGGCGCTTTTTGGGTCGGGGCCGTCCGGTTGATCGGGGGGCGAAAATGGCTTGCGGGCGGCGGCGAGTGGTGTCGATACTTGCGCCGAAGCGCCGAAGCGCCGAACCAAGCATGCTCCGCACGCCCCCATTGCGCGCACCCGCCCGCGTGAGCCCGATCCCCGGCGCGCTACAATATCGCGCTGACCGGCCGCGGGCCGGCCACCTCGGCGCCTTCCTACCACC is a window of Burkholderia mallei ATCC 23344 DNA encoding:
- the htpX gene encoding zinc metalloprotease HtpX, with the protein product MFNWVKTAMLMAAITALFIVIGGMIGGSRGMTIALLIALGMNFFSYWFSDKMVLRMYNAQEVDEATAPQFYRMVRELATRANLPMPRVYLIDENQPNAFATGRNPEHAAVAATTGILRVLSEREMRGVMAHELAHVKHRDILISTISATMAGAISALANFAMFFGGRDENGRPANPIAGIAVALLAPIAGALIQMAISRAREFEADRGGAQISGDPQALASALDKIHRYASGIPFQTAEEHPATAQMMIMNPLSGGGLQNLFSTHPATEERIARLMDMARTGRFD